One window from the genome of Aquabacterium sp. A3 encodes:
- a CDS encoding LysR family transcriptional regulator, whose protein sequence is MIDLERVATFIAVVKCGGFREAAKQTGLSQPTVTQHIKRLEQSLQARLIDRATMPQSLTLEGKIFFPYAEQLLRTSHKATAALHNKSLVVGASSNIGIYLLQPYIKALQDKLANKIDVRIGKNIEIAALLETLEVDVAVMEWWDSRPGFVSTVWRRERMVVIVRPGHPWAAESTIPLKWLKSQNLLGGEAATGTGRLLQQYAGPDSAEFTVGMQLGSTEAVKHAVHAGLGISLVMESAVKHEQASGWLHAIPIEEDVYKDLYLVHRSETSLSGPVASLADLILHSPDLGSIEYK, encoded by the coding sequence GTGATAGATCTGGAGCGTGTGGCGACGTTCATTGCCGTCGTCAAATGCGGGGGCTTTCGCGAAGCGGCGAAGCAAACTGGATTGTCCCAGCCAACAGTAACGCAGCATATCAAGCGGCTGGAGCAGTCTTTGCAGGCCCGGCTGATTGACCGCGCAACAATGCCGCAAAGCCTGACATTGGAGGGAAAGATTTTTTTCCCCTATGCGGAACAATTGCTCCGTACTAGCCATAAGGCTACGGCAGCCCTCCACAATAAAAGCCTGGTCGTTGGTGCAAGCTCCAATATCGGCATTTATCTTTTACAACCCTATATCAAGGCGCTCCAAGATAAATTAGCAAACAAGATCGATGTGAGGATCGGCAAAAATATCGAGATTGCCGCTTTGCTGGAAACGCTTGAAGTGGATGTAGCGGTAATGGAGTGGTGGGACTCACGTCCTGGGTTCGTCTCAACAGTATGGCGGCGCGAGAGGATGGTTGTCATTGTTCGCCCCGGCCATCCTTGGGCTGCCGAGTCGACCATTCCACTTAAGTGGTTAAAATCCCAGAACTTGCTTGGAGGCGAAGCGGCTACCGGAACTGGGCGCCTACTACAACAATATGCCGGTCCCGACTCGGCAGAGTTCACAGTGGGTATGCAGTTAGGTAGCACCGAGGCGGTCAAACACGCGGTCCACGCAGGGCTAGGAATCTCGCTTGTGATGGAAAGCGCGGTCAAGCATGAACAGGCAAGCGGATGGTTACATGCAATTCCGATTGAAGAAGATGTTTACAAAGATCTTTATCTCGTACATCGCTCAGAAACTTCGTTAAGCGGTCCGGTGGCAAGCCTTGCAGATTTGATTCTCCATTCTCCGGATTTAGGCTCAATAGAATATAAATAG
- a CDS encoding AAA family ATPase, translated as MQPLKLTLKGFRGIRYGLGQDVLTLDFERLADGAELVAIAGANGRGKTTLMDNMHPYLTMPSRAALSGPGGFSYYDHVCLPENEKDLTWSHEGRCYRSQVVIRLNGRRKTEAYLHALSDEGQWRPVCLDDGLVSDGKVETYSRCVESICGSADTFFTSAFSAQGKRQLSTYRNAEIKSLLSDLLGQEEIRALGQKANDTAKLIKAGLSSIRQELAGLDAEHARLDAGLHRLQGASDRVTQTLIEREQAQQALDGHRVGHARLQAQRDQSQSTEARRAQLLEERKALIVAGTRAIEGLKAQEQDALQGLERLAQRINSRRTQAQSRQSALMQSRRQCLNVLEEADTVQRAAHRLPLAELVLSARQQEIVVCRQQVQAMRDAQATERLLVQKLASIELEAGRAALKAQELAHRFGLVGEVPCAGTDLQGQCKLLGDAHEAQTLMPSAQGQIGRLAQDKALAEQELSLIRHRYEELSLAPQALARAERLVDMARTRVSRLSLLATRAGQITQARAALQTIELELSSLAAELGRTQDYEATEEQAERQQIEATRQRIAQALVQQAQHFREALNRLNAVLHGLPTPFDHQMLAAAAQAEAQARLALSTAEQAHLAAERDAQSRIELMAQARALAERRVQVQSRMARAEDSLGSWNLFARCMSNDGLIALAIDDAGPALSGLANDLLLACYGPRFTVSILTLVETGKGEQREGFDIVVHDGESGDSKSLGLMSGGERVWVNECLTRAVALYLAQHAGRRYDALFSDEADGALDPDRKRMFMAMKREVLRVGGYQREFFVSQTPELTAMADAVIDLDAIRDHGVTEDGAKKWASA; from the coding sequence ATGCAACCACTGAAACTCACCCTCAAAGGCTTTCGGGGCATCCGTTATGGCCTGGGGCAAGACGTGTTGACCCTGGACTTCGAGCGCCTGGCCGATGGCGCTGAACTCGTCGCCATTGCAGGGGCCAATGGGCGGGGCAAGACCACGCTGATGGACAACATGCACCCCTATCTGACGATGCCGTCACGGGCGGCCTTGAGCGGCCCCGGCGGCTTTTCCTACTACGACCATGTCTGTCTACCGGAAAACGAAAAGGATCTGACCTGGTCACATGAAGGCAGGTGCTATCGATCCCAAGTGGTGATCCGGCTCAACGGGCGCCGCAAGACCGAGGCCTATTTGCATGCACTCAGTGATGAGGGCCAATGGCGCCCCGTCTGTCTCGACGATGGTCTGGTGTCCGATGGCAAGGTCGAGACCTACAGCCGCTGTGTGGAATCCATTTGTGGCAGCGCTGATACCTTCTTCACCTCCGCGTTCTCAGCGCAGGGCAAGCGCCAACTCAGCACCTACCGCAATGCCGAGATCAAGAGCCTGCTGTCCGACTTGCTCGGCCAGGAAGAAATCCGAGCGTTGGGGCAAAAGGCCAATGACACCGCCAAACTGATCAAGGCCGGGCTGTCGTCCATCAGGCAGGAGTTGGCCGGCCTAGATGCGGAGCATGCTCGCCTGGATGCGGGACTGCATCGCTTGCAAGGTGCTTCCGACCGAGTTACGCAGACCTTGATTGAGCGAGAACAAGCGCAGCAGGCATTGGATGGGCATCGGGTTGGCCATGCCCGCTTGCAGGCACAACGGGATCAGTCACAGAGCACCGAGGCGCGTCGTGCGCAGTTGCTTGAGGAGCGCAAGGCGTTGATCGTTGCCGGCACGCGAGCCATCGAGGGGCTCAAGGCTCAAGAGCAGGATGCCTTGCAAGGCTTGGAGCGCTTGGCGCAACGCATCAACAGTAGGCGCACGCAAGCGCAGTCTCGGCAAAGCGCGCTCATGCAATCACGTCGCCAGTGCCTGAACGTGCTGGAAGAAGCTGACACGGTCCAGCGTGCGGCACATCGCCTGCCTCTGGCTGAACTGGTGCTGAGTGCCAGGCAACAGGAGATCGTTGTGTGCCGACAGCAGGTGCAGGCGATGAGGGATGCACAGGCCACGGAACGACTGCTAGTGCAGAAGCTAGCCAGCATCGAACTGGAGGCAGGCAGGGCGGCTTTGAAGGCCCAGGAGTTGGCGCACCGCTTTGGCCTGGTCGGTGAGGTGCCTTGTGCAGGCACCGATCTGCAAGGGCAATGCAAGCTGCTGGGGGATGCGCATGAAGCCCAGACCCTGATGCCCAGCGCACAAGGCCAGATAGGTCGTCTGGCACAGGACAAGGCCCTGGCAGAACAGGAACTGTCCCTGATCCGCCATCGGTACGAAGAACTGTCCCTGGCGCCGCAAGCGCTGGCTCGGGCCGAACGCTTGGTCGATATGGCTCGAACACGGGTGTCCCGCTTGTCGCTGCTGGCGACCAGGGCGGGTCAGATCACCCAAGCCCGCGCCGCCTTGCAGACCATTGAGCTTGAACTGTCCTCATTGGCAGCCGAGCTTGGCCGGACTCAAGACTACGAAGCGACCGAAGAGCAGGCCGAGCGCCAACAGATCGAGGCAACGCGCCAGCGGATCGCGCAGGCCCTGGTGCAACAGGCGCAGCATTTCCGGGAGGCGCTCAATCGCCTGAACGCGGTGCTTCATGGTTTGCCAACGCCCTTTGACCATCAGATGCTGGCCGCTGCCGCCCAGGCTGAGGCGCAAGCGCGCCTGGCCTTGTCCACCGCAGAGCAAGCCCACTTGGCCGCCGAGCGCGATGCCCAGTCCAGGATCGAATTGATGGCTCAGGCGCGGGCCCTGGCTGAGCGGCGTGTGCAGGTGCAATCTCGCATGGCCCGAGCGGAGGACAGCTTGGGAAGTTGGAACTTGTTTGCCCGATGCATGAGCAACGATGGCCTGATCGCCCTGGCCATTGACGATGCCGGCCCGGCTTTGTCTGGCTTGGCCAATGACTTGCTGCTGGCCTGTTATGGCCCACGCTTCACCGTGTCCATCCTCACGCTGGTGGAGACAGGCAAGGGAGAGCAACGCGAGGGCTTTGACATCGTCGTGCATGACGGCGAGTCGGGGGACAGCAAGAGCCTGGGGCTGATGAGCGGAGGGGAGCGCGTGTGGGTCAACGAGTGCCTGACGCGGGCGGTGGCGCTGTACCTGGCGCAGCATGCAGGTCGGCGCTACGACGCCTTGTTTTCTGACGAAGCCGATGGGGCGCTGGACCCCGATCGCAAACGCATGTTCATGGCCATGAAGCGCGAGGTGCTGCGCGTGGGCGGCTACCAGCGGGAGTTTTTTGTGTCGCAAACGCCGGAGTTGACCGCCATGGCCGACGCCGTGATCGACCTGGATGCGATTCGCGATCACGGGGTGACCGAGGATGGCGCAAAAAAATGGGCGTCGGCCTGA
- a CDS encoding IS5 family transposase, with protein sequence MKQSSLGLGTSTKRTRRREFLDEMDRVVPWSDLVAEIAPFMPEGKRGRPPFPVESLLRIHFMQQWFTLSDPAMEEALHDMPLFRDFAGLGGWDDRLPDESTILRFRHVLEKHKLAERILATVNLLLGAKGLMLRSGTVVDATLISAPSSTKNASGERDPEMHQSKKGQQWFFGMKAHIGVDADSGLVHTVRGTAGNVNDVVEANSLLHGQETDVFADAGYQGAHKRPDAKDDVQWHVAMRPGLRKLLDKADPMDALTDQLERIKASIRAKVEHPFRVIKRQFGHVKVRYRGLAKNTAQLQTLFALANLWMVRRRLSGSQA encoded by the coding sequence ATGAAGCAGAGCAGCCTTGGATTGGGAACCTCGACGAAGCGCACGCGCCGTCGGGAGTTCCTCGACGAGATGGACCGGGTGGTGCCATGGTCCGACCTGGTGGCAGAGATCGCGCCGTTCATGCCCGAGGGCAAGCGCGGGCGCCCGCCGTTCCCGGTGGAGTCGCTGCTGCGCATCCACTTCATGCAGCAGTGGTTCACGCTGAGCGACCCGGCCATGGAAGAAGCGTTGCATGACATGCCGCTCTTCCGTGACTTCGCCGGCCTGGGCGGCTGGGATGACCGGTTGCCTGACGAGAGCACGATCTTGCGCTTCCGCCACGTGCTGGAGAAGCACAAGCTGGCCGAGCGGATCCTGGCGACCGTCAACCTGCTGCTGGGCGCCAAGGGCCTGATGCTGCGCAGCGGCACGGTGGTCGACGCCACGCTGATCTCGGCGCCGAGCTCGACCAAGAACGCCAGCGGCGAGCGCGACCCGGAGATGCACCAGAGCAAGAAGGGCCAGCAATGGTTCTTCGGCATGAAGGCGCACATCGGCGTGGACGCTGATTCCGGCCTGGTGCACACCGTGCGCGGCACGGCTGGCAACGTCAACGATGTGGTCGAAGCCAACAGCTTGCTGCATGGGCAAGAGACAGATGTGTTTGCCGATGCGGGCTACCAAGGCGCCCATAAGCGGCCCGACGCCAAGGACGATGTGCAGTGGCACGTGGCCATGCGCCCAGGCTTGCGCAAGTTGCTGGACAAGGCTGACCCCATGGATGCGCTGACCGATCAGCTCGAGCGCATCAAGGCCAGCATCCGCGCCAAGGTGGAGCACCCGTTCCGTGTCATCAAGCGCCAGTTCGGGCATGTGAAGGTGCGCTACCGCGGCCTGGCCAAGAACACGGCGCAGTTGCAAACGCTGTTTGCGTTGGCCAATCTGTGGATGGTGCGCAGGCGTTTGAGCGGGAGCCAGGCATGA
- a CDS encoding nucleotidyltransferase, giving the protein MAYTVEGSFDAFYENINLGGDHRETANKRRDDIVNKLGKTFSIIEAFGAGSIPKYTALKNHSDLDVIVALHHGKHIDGKTPTQVLQSVRDALAEWRTGARKNGQAVTLYYKTWPNVDIVPVSRVVNDDGIVVYYDVPDSNTDTWIASRPKTHAADIEKKSSDCGYKFRRLIKMIKHWNRIHSDYLQSYHIEVLALKVFDSNLDDTPWSVFQFFDKARPLLASNLWHELGFVDSYLSWSDRQEALKRFDTAIDKSRSAWHKTYDKNDDHKGAIEIWKQMFGDLFPAYG; this is encoded by the coding sequence ATGGCGTACACCGTAGAGGGATCGTTCGACGCGTTCTACGAGAACATCAACCTCGGCGGCGATCACCGAGAGACCGCGAACAAACGTCGCGATGACATCGTCAACAAGCTAGGCAAGACCTTTTCGATCATTGAAGCATTCGGGGCGGGTTCGATCCCGAAGTACACCGCTCTTAAGAATCACTCCGATCTAGACGTGATAGTCGCACTACATCACGGCAAGCACATTGACGGAAAAACGCCAACGCAAGTCCTACAGTCAGTACGAGATGCGCTGGCAGAGTGGAGAACGGGCGCGCGAAAGAATGGGCAGGCGGTGACTCTCTACTACAAGACTTGGCCAAACGTCGATATCGTTCCCGTAAGTCGTGTTGTGAACGATGATGGCATCGTCGTGTACTACGACGTGCCTGACTCCAACACTGACACTTGGATCGCCTCTCGACCCAAGACCCACGCCGCGGACATAGAAAAGAAATCCTCTGACTGCGGGTACAAGTTTAGGCGGCTCATCAAGATGATCAAGCACTGGAATAGGATTCACAGCGATTACCTACAGAGCTACCACATCGAGGTGCTGGCTCTGAAGGTGTTCGACTCCAACTTGGACGACACACCCTGGAGCGTTTTTCAATTCTTCGACAAGGCTCGACCACTGCTCGCCAGCAATTTGTGGCACGAACTCGGATTTGTCGACAGTTACTTGTCTTGGTCAGATCGCCAAGAGGCACTCAAGAGGTTCGACACGGCCATCGATAAGAGTCGATCAGCTTGGCACAAGACCTACGACAAGAACGACGACCACAAGGGCGCAATAGAGATCTGGAAGCAAATGTTCGGCGACTTGTTTCCTGCGTACGGCTAA
- a CDS encoding DUF5983 family protein — MDKTIVTRFLELVEPLAALSISHLTATTRQKLANDDLSVNVYPNDYGGFVYVGAPPYTVPAETDMAMIFEAARLAGIVWLKFDSDAAIVDGLPIFEETDPL, encoded by the coding sequence TTGGATAAGACCATCGTGACCAGGTTCTTGGAACTGGTTGAGCCTCTCGCCGCCTTGTCGATCAGCCACCTGACGGCCACCACACGCCAGAAACTGGCCAATGACGATTTGTCGGTCAATGTGTATCCGAACGACTATGGAGGTTTCGTCTACGTGGGCGCCCCGCCCTACACGGTGCCCGCTGAGACCGACATGGCCATGATCTTCGAAGCGGCCAGATTGGCTGGGATCGTCTGGCTCAAATTCGACAGCGATGCCGCCATCGTGGACGGCCTGCCGATCTTCGAAGAGACCGATCCCCTTTGA